In a single window of the Alkalinema sp. FACHB-956 genome:
- a CDS encoding HNH endonuclease, which produces MVLDVQECEQIISEIEYEKDIRKYPDNLRRGQFKSGWEDAVIRQQVYSPITLQRLTWRNLGYRTGVRFGERSVDEINQIFELFARHYKSVRGIDPLSWQSDIEQWVAKHRKLPNTLSRDLVRFFDLVFEHTQHPDEAWFGVHEQTVSLVVGGIFLAAINLSNPDYGIWVLLDQNPVVIPKVDYKPVKSTQKYDPLTWAHLDDVTDVSVLLESSEFWLSYSNASTKILNSPISRTRSVEFQQGRHKRRLNEFWSNRLENQDDLAELQDERQRIEAEGYFNVENLEDARRRVTASIVQRQGQSEFRRKLLTAYAGRCAISGCDAEPAIEAAHIFPYQGTQTNHITNGLPLRADIHTLFDLYLLSVQPDTYEIIVAPELIETCYQEFLGKKLILPKDTFSLPSSEALRKHYENFLQKHSRGE; this is translated from the coding sequence GTGGTGCTTGATGTTCAAGAGTGCGAACAAATCATCTCAGAAATTGAATATGAGAAGGATATTCGCAAGTATCCAGATAATCTCCGTAGAGGACAATTTAAATCAGGTTGGGAAGATGCAGTTATTCGCCAACAGGTTTATTCACCAATCACTCTTCAAAGACTAACTTGGCGTAACTTGGGCTATCGGACAGGAGTACGTTTTGGTGAGAGGTCAGTAGATGAGATCAATCAGATTTTTGAACTGTTTGCCCGACATTACAAAAGCGTAAGGGGCATTGACCCTTTGTCTTGGCAAAGTGACATAGAGCAATGGGTCGCAAAACATCGAAAACTACCTAACACCCTAAGTAGGGATTTAGTAAGATTTTTTGATCTGGTTTTTGAACATACGCAACATCCAGACGAAGCGTGGTTTGGAGTTCATGAACAAACAGTGAGCTTAGTGGTGGGTGGCATATTTTTGGCTGCAATCAATCTGTCTAATCCTGATTATGGTATTTGGGTGCTTTTAGACCAAAACCCAGTAGTCATTCCTAAAGTTGATTATAAGCCCGTTAAATCCACGCAAAAGTATGATCCTCTTACTTGGGCACATCTAGATGATGTTACAGATGTTAGTGTCTTGCTTGAAAGTTCTGAATTTTGGTTGTCTTACTCAAACGCATCCACCAAAATTCTAAATTCACCAATTTCCCGTACTCGTAGTGTAGAGTTTCAGCAAGGCAGACATAAACGTCGTCTAAACGAGTTTTGGAGTAATCGGCTTGAGAACCAGGATGACCTAGCGGAGTTGCAAGACGAGCGACAAAGAATTGAAGCAGAAGGATACTTTAATGTTGAGAATCTAGAGGATGCAAGAAGAAGAGTCACAGCTTCTATTGTGCAACGGCAAGGGCAATCTGAGTTTCGTCGTAAGCTACTTACTGCTTATGCTGGTCGGTGCGCTATTTCTGGCTGTGATGCAGAACCAGCAATAGAAGCGGCGCATATCTTTCCCTATCAAGGTACTCAAACTAATCACATCACAAATGGGTTGCCACTAAGAGCGGATATACACACTTTATTTGATCTATATTTACTATCGGTTCAGCCAGATACTTATGAAATAATAGTTGCCCCAGAACTTATTGAAACCTGTTATCAGGAATTTTTGGGCAAGAAGCTCATTTTGCCAAAGGATACGTTTTCATTACCTAGTAGCGAGGCACTCAGAAAGCATTATGAAAACTTCTTGCAGAAGCATAGTCGGGGAGAGTAG